TCTGAAACAAATGAATCTGGTAAGTTTGGAAAATATTGTAAGAAAAACTAAGTTATCAAAAGCAAAACGGGAAATGACCAACTTACATCTGCATTCAGGTTAGAGACAAGGACTGTACACCTATCATTTGTGCCGGTTATACCCGGAGGCAAGCCTCCTCCAAAGGCAGCTGCAATCGCTGATGTGTTTGCCATCTAGTTTTTAAGTAACAGCACAAGAATGAGATTAACTATGCACATAATCAAAACTGTtaacgaaaaaagaaattaagaatgGACAAGGAGGTTAGATTCTGGCGATATCTTGACCGATCTTGACCAAAAAAGAGTTGCTAAAACTCTGTATTACCCACCTGAGGATATGCCactggaaaaaagaaaaatatggattAGCAAAAGACAAAAGTGTAGAAGAACAATGCATAGAGTTACTATCATGTAAGGCAACATACCTCCTGTATCACCATAGCAAGGCtgcaagagaagaaaatcagAACATTAAGACGGTATAAAAGGGCACAAAAGTGTATGTAGTTAATTCGTAAAACAGGTCATACATGCGATGAACGGCCTTTTTGTTCTGCAGGCAGGTTTGGATTTGTATAATCCCTATTCAAAGGCAAAACAAATCAGCTTTATGAACACCAAGATAACATCAATTGTATAACCGCAGAGAAATGAAATACCTAGATCGATCATTGTTGTAATTTACTTGCAGCTCCTCAAGGCTGAAGATGAAAGAACAGGTCAATACTGACAACACTAGAGCACAAAAGTGTAGAAACTAACAATGTAACAATAAATGTCATAAACAACATATAAAAGCAAACATAGCATACTTTGAGAACTGGATATCCAACTGACAACACCCGTCATATATGTTACGACCCTGCCACAAAGAAGATGACAAATCTTATTtcaattattagaaaaataaggCAGACCtagaaactttttttggtaaaatgttttttaaaaaagtctTAAAGACAAGTACCTGTAGAGCAGTTCTAGCAGAGGCAGCACACTGTTGTACCTGATACTGTATAAGAGCTTGAAAACCTAAATAGTCAACAAACAAGCTTATAGTTAACAATCATCAAACTGTTAGATGGCAAATACAAAGTTTTAACAgcaatattattttaaagagaCCAATAACATGAAACAGACAAACTTTCAAATAATTCTCTAAGCTAAAACGaatagaagagagagagagagagagaaaagaaatgcGGAGAAGCTGACCAGCAGACTTCTGGAAAGTGACGAGCTTCTCGACAAATCCATAGGGAGAAAAAACTTGATGCAGGACGTCAACAGTAATTGGATACAGCATGTGATGGATTGTGACTAAGAGAATACGGTTCGGCTGTACATCCACCATCCCACAGCAACCACCAGTTAGACAAAAGACGGAACgaagatagaaagaaaagaaaagaattgaaTATAGAAGTGACGGTTAAGAACCACTACGAAATGTAAGTACCTCTATAACAAGACAATAACACAACTAGCACTGCTACTTATATAATCAAACGGctaataaaattacaaaccTCATCTTCCCTTCCATGAATATTCTGCTCTATCGTTGTCAATTCTTGGTGAGAAGAGAATTGGACATACACATTCCTACCTCTACATCAAAGCAAAGGGTTAGCAAATAGAAggcaaacagaaaaaaaaaagtacattgATGGGTCACAAACCTTATAGTTGGCTGAACATTAGTAAAAAACTGAAGAGCACTAACTGCAGAAGAAACATCTTGCATTTGGAGAAGAGCCTTCACAAAGTACACAAGAAGCCTCATATAAGCCATAAGTTTCCTcaaaagaaatagagagacaGAACAAGAAAGTAGAGTTTTGTTTAAGAGACCTGATTCTTTGCCCTGAGCATCACAAGCTTAGTTATAACACCAAATGGTTGAAAAAGCTGAAGCAAATCATTCTgataaacaaagaagaaactgttAAACTTAacaccaaaacataaaagggTTAAACACAATCAAGAgaaggttttatttttaatctttactTCAGAAATCTCATGACCAACATTACGAACATGAACGACTTTGGAAGATTCCGCCATTACAAAACCTGAAACAAAGACAAACCCATTAAACTAAATTGACAGTAGGAcacatcaatcaatcaatttttCCCGCTcacagaatcaaaatcaacactttttcaatttctaaattcaaaagaactagattcagaagaaacaaaaaaaaagatttcccTTGACactaatcaaaacacaaacatcaatcaaacaaCATTGGAAGAAATCGATGACAGGAATCGAATCAAGGgataaaacattttatctCCAAATCGCTAGGAAACAGATACTCAGAGACAGAGATGAAAACAGACAGAGAGACAGAGATTTTGGCTTGCCtgagagaagacaaagagagaggaaagagagagagagagaatctgAGAGTGTAGATCGAAGGAAGGAAGGAAAGGAGCTTGAGATTTGAGAGGGTCTCTCGTCTATGTCTCGTCGTCAATGCTTTAACCCTATCTACTAATTTATCTTATACTATcgagtttttttctctctttttcgtGCCTCTTGTCTCTTTTAGCCAAAcccttttttcattttttcaactTTCGTTCACAATAACTATATAGGCTCTGATTGCAACATTGCATAATAGTATAACttttagaataaaatttgttgaatGAAAACTTGcagaataaaaaattataaaatacaattatttttaaagtatgtTGATTAGATACATTTTCCAGAATGacagaataaaatatattaagttatattttttttattatacttaataaagaaaataatgtttttaatcaattttaataaaGTCTAAGTAAtatttgatga
This sequence is a window from Arabidopsis thaliana chromosome 1 sequence. Protein-coding genes within it:
- the PTB3 gene encoding polypyrimidine tract-binding protein 3 (polypyrimidine tract-binding protein 3 (PTB3); FUNCTIONS IN: RNA binding, nucleotide binding, nucleic acid binding; INVOLVED IN: regulation of RNA splicing, regulation of translation; LOCATED IN: nucleus, cytoplasmic mRNA processing body, cytoplasm; EXPRESSED IN: 24 plant structures; EXPRESSED DURING: 14 growth stages; CONTAINS InterPro DOMAIN/s: RNA recognition motif, RNP-1 (InterPro:IPR000504), HnRNP-L/PTB/hephaestus splicing factor (InterPro:IPR006536), Nucleotide-binding, alpha-beta plait (InterPro:IPR012677); BEST Arabidopsis thaliana protein match is: polypyrimidine tract-binding protein 1 (TAIR:AT3G01150.1); Has 2368 Blast hits to 1946 proteins in 170 species: Archae - 0; Bacteria - 0; Metazoa - 1467; Fungi - 40; Plants - 582; Viruses - 0; Other Eukaryotes - 279 (source: NCBI BLink).), with translation MAESSKVVHVRNVGHEISENDLLQLFQPFGVITKLVMLRAKNQALLQMQDVSSAVSALQFFTNVQPTIRNVYVQFSSHQELTTIEQNIHGREDEPNRILLVTIHHMLYPITVDVLHQVFSPYGFVEKLVTFQKSAGFQALIQYQVQQCAASARTALQGRNIYDGCCQLDIQFSNLEELQVNYNNDRSRDYTNPNLPAEQKGRSSHPCYGDTGVAYPQMANTSAIAAAFGGGLPPGITGTNDRCTVLVSNLNADSIDEDKLFNLFSLYGNIVRIKLLRNKPDHALVQMGDGFQAELAVHFLKGAMLFGKRLEVNFSKHPNITPGTDSHDYVNSNLNRFNRNAAKNYRYCCSPTKMIHLSTLPQDVTEEEVMNHVQEHGAVVNTKVFEMNGKKQALVQFENEEEAAEALVCKHATSLGGSIIRISFSQLQTI
- the PTB3 gene encoding polypyrimidine tract-binding protein 3 (polypyrimidine tract-binding protein 3 (PTB3); FUNCTIONS IN: RNA binding, nucleotide binding, nucleic acid binding; INVOLVED IN: regulation of RNA splicing, regulation of translation; LOCATED IN: nucleus, cytoplasmic mRNA processing body, cytoplasm; EXPRESSED IN: 24 plant structures; EXPRESSED DURING: 14 growth stages; CONTAINS InterPro DOMAIN/s: RNA recognition motif, RNP-1 (InterPro:IPR000504), HnRNP-L/PTB/hephaestus splicing factor (InterPro:IPR006536), Nucleotide-binding, alpha-beta plait (InterPro:IPR012677); BEST Arabidopsis thaliana protein match is: polypyrimidine tract-binding protein 1 (TAIR:AT3G01150.1); Has 2350 Blast hits to 1929 proteins in 173 species: Archae - 0; Bacteria - 0; Metazoa - 1455; Fungi - 41; Plants - 581; Viruses - 0; Other Eukaryotes - 273 (source: NCBI BLink).), which gives rise to MAESSKVVHVRNVGHEISENDLLQLFQPFGVITKLVMLRAKNQALLQMQDVSSAVSALQFFTNVQPTIRGRNVYVQFSSHQELTTIEQNIHGREDEPNRILLVTIHHMLYPITVDVLHQVFSPYGFVEKLVTFQKSAGFQALIQYQVQQCAASARTALQGRNIYDGCCQLDIQFSNLEELQVNYNNDRSRDYTNPNLPAEQKGRSSHPCYGDTGVAYPQMANTSAIAAAFGGGLPPGITGTNDRCTVLVSNLNADSIDEDKLFNLFSLYGNIVRIKLLRNKPDHALVQMGDGFQAELAVHFLKGAMLFGKRLEVNFSKHPNITPGTDSHDYVNSNLNRFNRNAAKNYRYCCSPTKMIHLSTLPQDVTEEEVMNHVQEHGAVVNTKVFEMNGKKQALVQFENEEEAAEALVCKHATSLGGSIIRISFSQLQTI